Proteins encoded by one window of Porphyromonas vaginalis:
- a CDS encoding T9SS type A sorting domain-containing protein, with product MTRKLLSSLLLLLALSYALAAQQTGCKITQEPKALPAEACNFSIYGTSPNGRYIYGGSPNSTAFCYDTERDTTSLFLSETGAEKYMIYAVSDAGEIFVAQDEVGAFIYNMAQEKLHEIKTPESNWPDVRPVYVTPDAKFLVGYLMDPTYAQASMTLPIYGTRGEDGSWTIKTLPVLDKDYLGLKPHYTQAFFCSSDGKKILGRQNTRNGSDRPLFWQLDEQGQYQCSTPCDSFLYNLDAPLPGPQPEWEDYVTADYEKDPDLYNQQEAEFNKAYDAWLEVYDKVFKGVAVNLAWQMMSPASGYWMISIQEEVGEGYANISYPGALNVADGSLERINIKEAYGLGGVGRTNDGGWICNPDGSRSRSDRSTYVVYLDGKKMTMLEYLKSLTGKDLSEFFTYSYTLDDETEQKSITDMGSIAISADGKTLASCAVDMTEMHSCRNAYLRIDKQFLAQPLGVAPVELQPNGLSIRWQGDALLFSEPATGTLYLYDMAGRLLDSYTLAATSRLSLTDLAQGLYIGQVVTERGVSTIRFIR from the coding sequence ATGACAAGAAAACTACTATCTTCATTACTCCTACTCCTTGCTCTGAGCTACGCACTGGCCGCTCAGCAGACAGGATGTAAGATCACGCAAGAGCCGAAGGCACTACCAGCTGAGGCTTGCAACTTCTCCATCTATGGTACGAGCCCCAATGGGCGTTACATCTACGGCGGTAGCCCTAACTCGACAGCCTTTTGCTACGACACAGAGCGTGACACCACCTCGCTCTTCCTCTCTGAGACGGGTGCTGAGAAGTATATGATCTACGCAGTCTCTGATGCTGGTGAGATCTTTGTTGCTCAGGATGAGGTTGGTGCTTTTATCTACAATATGGCACAAGAGAAGCTACACGAGATCAAGACTCCTGAGAGCAACTGGCCTGACGTAAGACCTGTCTATGTGACTCCTGATGCTAAGTTCCTCGTAGGTTATCTGATGGACCCGACTTATGCTCAAGCAAGCATGACGCTTCCGATCTATGGCACACGGGGTGAGGATGGCTCCTGGACGATCAAGACACTCCCCGTGCTGGACAAAGACTATCTAGGCCTCAAGCCTCACTACACGCAGGCTTTCTTCTGCTCGTCTGATGGTAAGAAGATCCTAGGTCGACAAAATACCCGCAATGGCTCTGACAGACCACTTTTCTGGCAGCTGGATGAGCAGGGGCAGTACCAGTGCTCCACGCCTTGCGACTCATTCCTCTACAATCTAGATGCGCCACTGCCTGGCCCCCAGCCTGAGTGGGAAGACTATGTGACGGCAGACTATGAGAAAGATCCTGACCTATACAACCAGCAAGAAGCTGAGTTCAATAAGGCATACGACGCTTGGCTAGAAGTGTATGACAAGGTGTTTAAGGGTGTCGCTGTTAATCTCGCTTGGCAGATGATGTCTCCTGCAAGTGGGTACTGGATGATATCCATCCAAGAGGAGGTTGGTGAGGGCTATGCGAACATCTCCTATCCAGGTGCATTAAATGTCGCTGATGGTAGCCTTGAGCGGATCAACATCAAAGAGGCTTATGGTCTCGGTGGGGTCGGGCGTACTAATGATGGTGGCTGGATCTGCAATCCCGATGGTAGCCGAAGCCGCTCTGATCGCAGTACCTACGTAGTTTACCTAGATGGAAAGAAGATGACCATGCTGGAGTACCTGAAAAGTTTGACAGGTAAGGATCTGTCTGAGTTCTTTACCTACTCCTACACGCTTGATGATGAGACGGAGCAAAAGAGCATAACAGATATGGGGTCCATCGCGATCTCTGCTGATGGCAAGACCTTGGCCTCTTGTGCGGTAGATATGACGGAGATGCACAGCTGTCGCAATGCGTATCTACGTATTGACAAGCAATTCCTCGCTCAGCCTCTAGGCGTTGCTCCTGTAGAGCTGCAGCCTAACGGACTCTCGATCCGCTGGCAGGGCGATGCACTCCTCTTCTCAGAGCCTGCTACGGGTACGCTCTATCTGTATGACATGGCCGGTCGACTACTAGACAGCTACACGCTGGCAGCTACCTCAAGGCTCTCCCTGACAGACCTAGCTCAGGGCCTCTACATCGGTCAGGTTGTCACGGAGCGTGGCGTTAGCACCATACGATTCATTCGTTAG
- a CDS encoding replication-associated recombination protein A: MSVEQIPLAERMRPKTLEEYVGQSHLVGANAPLRVMLERGHIPSMILWGPPGVGKTTLARLLSQMMQCRCYSLSAVGSGVADVRKTLQEAKEAQTGLFSQHQGRPILFIDEIHRFSKSQQDSLLAAVEQGVVTLIGATTENPSFQVIRPLLSRCQVFVLKPLEHSDLSQLIDRVFATDPLFSRYQVTLEGADRELLIHLAGGDARKLLNLLEMTLSMALEQHPDETTVQLTGETIASVARQQPAAFDRDGELHYDIASAFIKSIRGSDPDAALYWMARLIEGGEEPRFIARRVVISAAEDIGLANPQALVVAQAAADAVDFIGWPEGRIPLAEAVVYLAGSPKSNSAYLAIDAALAKVRETGNLPVPLHLRNAPTKLMSDLGYGVDYRYPHDYPKHYTRQQYLPDELVDAQFYTPQQVGQAERTLSSYLDFIDQQEETK, translated from the coding sequence ATGTCAGTAGAGCAGATACCGCTAGCGGAGCGGATGCGTCCTAAGACGCTCGAAGAGTATGTCGGACAGTCTCACCTCGTCGGTGCGAATGCCCCACTGCGCGTTATGCTCGAGCGGGGACACATACCCTCCATGATCCTATGGGGACCGCCCGGCGTCGGCAAGACAACCCTAGCACGGCTTCTCTCGCAGATGATGCAGTGCCGCTGCTACAGTCTCTCGGCCGTAGGCTCAGGCGTAGCAGATGTGCGCAAGACTCTGCAGGAGGCCAAAGAGGCGCAGACTGGTCTCTTCTCACAGCATCAGGGACGACCCATCCTCTTCATCGACGAGATACACCGCTTCTCCAAGTCTCAGCAAGACTCCTTGCTAGCGGCCGTCGAGCAGGGCGTGGTCACACTCATCGGAGCTACGACGGAGAACCCCTCCTTTCAAGTAATCCGCCCGCTCCTCTCACGCTGTCAAGTCTTCGTCCTCAAGCCTCTAGAGCATAGCGACCTCTCGCAACTCATCGACCGCGTCTTCGCCACCGATCCGCTCTTCTCTCGCTACCAAGTAACCCTAGAGGGTGCCGACCGTGAGCTACTCATCCACCTCGCAGGCGGTGATGCCCGCAAGCTACTCAACCTCCTCGAGATGACCCTCTCGATGGCACTCGAGCAGCACCCCGACGAGACCACGGTACAGTTGACTGGCGAGACAATCGCCAGCGTAGCGCGCCAGCAGCCCGCCGCCTTCGATCGTGACGGCGAACTGCACTACGACATCGCCTCCGCATTCATCAAGAGCATACGAGGCAGCGATCCCGATGCAGCACTCTACTGGATGGCTCGCCTCATCGAAGGCGGCGAAGAGCCTCGCTTCATAGCGCGTCGTGTGGTCATCTCAGCAGCCGAAGACATAGGTTTGGCCAATCCGCAGGCACTCGTCGTAGCGCAGGCTGCTGCCGATGCGGTCGACTTCATCGGATGGCCCGAGGGACGCATACCGCTCGCTGAGGCAGTCGTCTACCTCGCTGGCTCGCCAAAGAGTAACTCCGCCTACCTCGCTATCGATGCCGCCCTCGCCAAGGTACGTGAGACGGGCAATCTGCCAGTCCCGCTACATCTGCGCAATGCACCTACTAAGCTCATGTCCGACCTCGGCTACGGTGTCGACTACCGCTACCCGCACGACTATCCCAAGCACTACACACGGCAGCAGTACCTGCCGGACGAACTCGTCGATGCGCAGTTCTACACGCCACAACAAGTAGGCCAAGCCGAGCGCACGCTCAGTAGCTACCTCGACTTCATCGATCAGCAGGAGGAGACTAAATAA
- a CDS encoding NUDIX hydrolase, producing MSQRETFDYCPRCGADRLEAHGVKAQHCQCCGFTYYHNPSAAVALLVRDLQGRLLVATRGKEPAKGTLDLPGGFVDKDETGEEAAQRELCEESGLRLPTEQFAYAFSLPNSYLYSDFLVPTLDLFYTVQLPSEMPAVRALDDVAQLCWLTPAEIDPSRFGLISIRRGIARYLSSLAD from the coding sequence ATGAGCCAACGCGAGACCTTCGACTACTGTCCGCGCTGTGGTGCTGACCGCTTGGAGGCGCATGGTGTCAAGGCGCAGCACTGTCAGTGCTGTGGCTTCACCTACTACCACAACCCGAGTGCCGCGGTGGCCCTCCTCGTGCGGGATCTGCAGGGCAGGCTACTCGTGGCAACCCGAGGCAAAGAGCCCGCCAAGGGGACGCTAGACCTCCCAGGCGGCTTCGTCGACAAGGACGAGACAGGCGAAGAGGCAGCGCAGCGAGAGCTATGCGAAGAGAGCGGACTACGACTCCCCACGGAGCAGTTTGCCTACGCCTTCTCTCTGCCCAACAGCTACCTTTACAGCGACTTCCTCGTACCGACGCTAGATCTCTTCTACACGGTTCAGCTACCGAGCGAGATGCCTGCCGTACGAGCTCTGGACGACGTAGCGCAGCTCTGCTGGCTCACACCCGCAGAGATCGATCCGTCACGCTTCGGACTAATATCCATCCGCCGAGGCATCGCTCGCTACCTATCCTCCCTCGCGGACTGA